A stretch of Myceligenerans xiligouense DNA encodes these proteins:
- a CDS encoding FAD-dependent oxidoreductase, with amino-acid sequence MSLRVPLRIVVIGFGMVGGRFVDELLRRDTDDAFDVTVLGAEPYEPYNRVLLSDVVAGRTDVAAIGMPMPDLDRVDLRRGVGAVSIDREARVVVADDGSRHPYDHVVLATGSEARIPPIPGLGAGGASGLPAGVHALRTLDDAREIVAATVNTPRAVVVGGGVLGVEAAYGLAARGLEVTVVDGSPSLMARQLDGPAGEVLSAGLAARGVTVRAGVLPSEVLVAGGRVVGVRLGNDDVVAAGLVVLSTGTVPTSGIAQAAGLTTDRGIVVGHDLTSPDDPAVCALGDCAQPPEGSRGLVAEGWDQARRLAERFADQAAARAAASAREAAGHGGPADAGLDPDRPREHLRFPEQGERPSMAVRLGTLLGSQAVTRTPSDAGIETRGTDVVKVKAGDLSVVSMGAAGLGRSPRPGERAVRLADPAAGRFVEAVVADGVLVGATCVGDPRVAADLTAAYTRRTPVPADPAFLLLTPIMPTAAPVDSPEHMPDDAVVCRCNGVTKGEIADCCADGKDSLEEIAAETRATTGCGSCKEAVCGIAAWVRSATPVLDADQEEAQVPA; translated from the coding sequence CGACGTCGTCGCCGGCCGCACCGACGTCGCGGCGATCGGGATGCCGATGCCCGACCTGGACCGCGTCGACCTGCGGCGCGGGGTCGGCGCGGTCTCGATCGACCGGGAGGCCCGCGTGGTCGTGGCCGACGACGGCAGCCGGCACCCCTACGACCACGTGGTCCTGGCCACCGGGTCGGAGGCGCGCATCCCTCCGATCCCGGGCCTGGGCGCGGGCGGCGCGTCCGGACTGCCGGCCGGCGTGCACGCCCTGCGCACGCTCGACGACGCCCGCGAGATCGTCGCCGCCACCGTGAACACCCCGCGCGCCGTGGTGGTGGGCGGGGGCGTGCTCGGCGTCGAGGCGGCGTACGGTCTCGCGGCTCGTGGTCTGGAGGTCACCGTCGTCGACGGCTCACCGTCCCTCATGGCACGCCAGCTCGACGGGCCCGCCGGCGAGGTGCTCTCCGCCGGCCTCGCCGCCCGTGGCGTGACGGTTCGCGCCGGGGTGCTGCCGAGCGAGGTGCTCGTGGCCGGCGGCCGCGTGGTCGGCGTCCGGCTCGGGAACGACGACGTCGTCGCCGCCGGCCTCGTCGTGCTGTCCACCGGAACGGTGCCGACCTCGGGGATCGCGCAGGCGGCGGGGCTGACGACGGACCGGGGGATCGTCGTCGGGCACGACCTGACCAGCCCGGACGACCCGGCCGTCTGCGCCCTCGGTGACTGCGCCCAGCCGCCCGAGGGCTCGCGCGGACTCGTCGCCGAGGGGTGGGACCAGGCCCGGCGCCTGGCCGAGCGGTTCGCCGACCAGGCGGCCGCACGTGCCGCGGCCAGCGCACGGGAGGCCGCCGGGCACGGCGGCCCCGCCGACGCCGGCCTCGACCCCGACCGCCCCCGTGAGCACCTCCGCTTCCCCGAGCAGGGCGAGCGCCCGTCGATGGCCGTGCGCCTCGGCACGCTGCTCGGCTCGCAGGCGGTGACGCGAACCCCGTCGGACGCGGGGATCGAGACCCGCGGGACCGACGTGGTCAAGGTCAAGGCGGGCGACCTGAGCGTCGTCAGCATGGGGGCGGCCGGTCTCGGCCGCTCGCCCCGGCCCGGCGAGCGCGCGGTGCGCCTCGCCGACCCGGCCGCGGGCAGGTTCGTCGAGGCCGTGGTGGCCGACGGCGTCCTCGTGGGCGCCACGTGCGTGGGCGACCCCCGGGTCGCGGCGGACCTCACCGCCGCCTACACGCGGCGCACCCCCGTGCCCGCCGACCCGGCGTTCCTGCTGCTCACCCCGATCATGCCGACCGCGGCCCCGGTCGACTCGCCGGAACACATGCCGGACGACGCCGTGGTGTGCCGGTGCAACGGCGTCACCAAGGGGGAGATCGCCGACTGCTGCGCCGACGGCAAGGACTCCCTGGAGGAGATCGCCGCGGAGACCCGCGCGACCACCGGCTGCGGCTCCTGCAAGGAGGCCGTCTGCGGGATCGCGGCCTGGGTGAGGTCGGCGACACCGGTCCTGGACGCCGACCAGGAGGAAGCGCAGGTGCCCGCATGA
- the nirB gene encoding nitrite reductase large subunit NirB, giving the protein MVNSSVPESAGDTQREAARGDDTRRVVVVGGGMVAQRFVEALRSRDTDGRYSVEVFAEEPRPPYDRVGLSRWFTEGPEALGLGEPELWDDPLVTLYRDRKITAIDRERKTVTDRLDRVHPYDHLVLATGSYPFVPPIPGADLPGVFVYRTIDDLAALRGWVERKREDNPSKPIRGAVVGGGLLGLEAAGALKALDAHATVIEFGTHLMGVQIDLGGGEALKRLINDKGIAVRTDTATKELKPHKRTGHVGRMEFADGGRLDTDIVVVATGVRPRDELAREAGLEMGERGGAAVDLSCATSDPDVSAIGEVACIEGRCIGLVAPGYTMAEIVVDRLLGGDATFPGADTATKLKLSGVDVASFGDAHGKSDGCVEVVWADQVAGIYKKLVLSDDARTLLGGVFVGDAGPYAMLRPMLGAQLPEGDPSAFILPEGGNGAALGGLELPDDAAVCSCNNVSAGEIRAAVTEHGCTDIPGVKACTKAATTCGACLPVVKKLTNAELEKAGIEVSNALCEHFELTRAQLFDAVRVADLHTFSEIIGRFGRAPEDAASPGRGCDICKPVVASILASQGNGHILAGEQAALQDTNDHMLANMQKDGTYSVVPRMPGGEVTPEGLIVVGEVARDFGLYTKITGGQRVDMFGARVEQLPDIWRRLVDAGFESGHAYGKSLRTVKSCVGSTWCRYGVQDSVGMAVELELRYRGLRAPHKLKMGVSGCARECAEAQSKDVGVIATDKGWNLYVAGNGGQRPAHAKLLAEDLTREELLTTVDRFLMYYIRTGDRLQRTAPWMDEVEGGLDGVRQVVMEDSLGICADLDAAMADHVANYEDEWKAVLDDPEKLRRFTSFVNAPKEADPNLAYVSERGQHRPATDDERAAADSGAEDAPVLISGPHLEVRS; this is encoded by the coding sequence ATGGTCAATTCATCGGTGCCCGAATCCGCGGGCGACACCCAGCGCGAAGCCGCCCGCGGCGACGACACGCGACGCGTCGTCGTCGTGGGCGGAGGCATGGTCGCGCAGCGCTTCGTCGAGGCGTTGCGCTCCCGCGACACCGACGGCCGCTACTCCGTGGAGGTCTTCGCCGAGGAGCCCCGGCCCCCGTACGACCGCGTCGGCCTGAGCCGCTGGTTCACCGAGGGGCCCGAGGCCCTCGGGCTCGGCGAGCCCGAGCTGTGGGACGACCCGCTCGTCACCCTGTACCGGGACCGCAAGATCACGGCGATCGACCGTGAGCGGAAGACCGTCACCGACCGCCTCGACCGCGTGCACCCCTACGACCACCTGGTGCTGGCCACCGGCTCCTACCCGTTCGTGCCGCCCATCCCGGGTGCGGACCTGCCCGGCGTGTTCGTGTACCGCACCATCGACGACCTGGCGGCCCTGCGCGGCTGGGTGGAGCGGAAGCGCGAGGACAACCCGAGCAAGCCGATCCGTGGTGCCGTCGTCGGCGGCGGCCTGCTCGGCCTGGAGGCGGCGGGCGCGCTCAAGGCACTCGACGCGCACGCCACGGTCATCGAGTTCGGCACGCACCTGATGGGCGTGCAGATCGACCTGGGCGGCGGCGAGGCCCTCAAGCGGCTCATCAACGACAAGGGCATCGCCGTCCGCACCGACACCGCCACCAAGGAGCTCAAGCCCCACAAGCGCACCGGCCACGTCGGGCGCATGGAGTTCGCCGACGGCGGCCGGCTCGACACCGACATCGTCGTCGTCGCCACGGGCGTGCGCCCCCGCGACGAGCTGGCGCGGGAGGCCGGCCTGGAGATGGGGGAGCGCGGCGGCGCCGCCGTCGACCTCTCCTGCGCCACCAGCGATCCGGACGTGTCCGCGATCGGTGAGGTGGCCTGCATCGAGGGCCGCTGCATCGGCCTCGTCGCGCCGGGCTACACCATGGCGGAGATCGTCGTCGACCGCCTGCTGGGCGGCGACGCGACCTTCCCCGGCGCCGACACCGCCACCAAGCTCAAGCTGTCCGGCGTCGACGTCGCCTCGTTCGGCGACGCGCACGGGAAGTCGGACGGCTGCGTCGAGGTCGTCTGGGCCGACCAGGTGGCCGGCATCTACAAGAAGCTCGTGCTGTCCGACGACGCCCGCACCCTCCTGGGCGGCGTGTTCGTCGGAGACGCCGGCCCCTACGCGATGCTGCGGCCCATGCTCGGCGCCCAGCTCCCCGAGGGGGACCCGAGCGCCTTCATTCTCCCCGAGGGCGGTAACGGCGCCGCCCTCGGTGGGCTCGAACTCCCGGACGACGCCGCCGTCTGCTCCTGCAACAACGTGTCGGCCGGCGAGATCCGCGCCGCCGTGACGGAGCACGGCTGCACCGACATCCCGGGCGTCAAGGCCTGCACCAAGGCGGCCACCACCTGCGGTGCCTGCCTCCCGGTGGTCAAGAAGCTGACCAACGCCGAGCTGGAGAAGGCCGGGATCGAGGTCAGCAACGCGCTGTGCGAGCACTTCGAGCTGACGCGCGCCCAGTTGTTCGACGCCGTCCGCGTGGCCGACCTGCACACGTTCAGCGAGATCATCGGCCGGTTCGGGCGCGCGCCCGAGGACGCCGCGAGCCCCGGCCGCGGCTGCGACATCTGCAAGCCCGTCGTCGCCTCCATCCTCGCGAGCCAGGGCAACGGCCACATCCTCGCGGGCGAGCAGGCCGCACTGCAGGACACCAACGACCACATGCTGGCCAACATGCAGAAGGACGGCACCTACTCGGTGGTGCCGCGCATGCCCGGCGGCGAGGTCACGCCGGAGGGGCTCATCGTCGTCGGCGAGGTCGCGCGGGACTTCGGCCTGTACACGAAGATCACGGGCGGCCAGCGGGTCGACATGTTCGGCGCGCGCGTCGAGCAGCTGCCCGACATCTGGCGCCGCCTCGTGGACGCCGGCTTCGAGTCCGGCCACGCCTACGGCAAGTCGCTGCGCACCGTGAAGTCCTGCGTGGGCTCCACCTGGTGCCGGTACGGCGTGCAGGACTCCGTGGGCATGGCGGTCGAGCTCGAGCTGCGGTACCGCGGCCTGCGCGCCCCGCACAAGCTCAAGATGGGCGTGTCGGGGTGCGCCCGCGAGTGCGCCGAGGCCCAGAGCAAGGACGTCGGCGTGATCGCCACGGACAAGGGCTGGAACCTCTACGTGGCGGGCAACGGCGGGCAGCGCCCCGCGCACGCCAAGCTGCTGGCGGAGGACCTCACCCGGGAGGAACTGCTGACCACCGTCGACCGCTTCCTCATGTACTACATCCGCACCGGTGACCGCCTGCAGCGCACCGCCCCGTGGATGGACGAGGTCGAAGGCGGCCTCGACGGCGTGCGCCAGGTCGTCATGGAGGACTCCCTCGGCATCTGCGCCGACCTCGACGCCGCCATGGCCGACCACGTCGCCAACTACGAGGACGAGTGGAAGGCCGTGCTCGACGACCCCGAGAAGCTGCGTCGCTTCACCTCGTTCGTCAACGCCCCGAAGGAGGCGGACCCGAACCTCGCGTACGTCTCCGAGCGTGGCCAGCATCGCCCCGCCACCGACGACGAACGCGCGGCGGCCGACTCCGGCGCGGAGGACGCGCCGGTCCTGATCTCGGGTCCCCACCTGGAGGTGCGCTCATGA
- the cobA gene encoding uroporphyrinogen-III C-methyltransferase: MTGTTTPEPGGAAGLPGPARPAPGRVTLVGGGPGAVDLLTLRAWRALQSADVVVADRLGAVGVLDDLPATTDVVHVGKTSGHHPVPQEEINRIIVARALAGAYVVRLKGGDPFLFGRGGEEMIACREAGIEVDVVPGITSAVSVPELAGIPVTHRGTAHGVHITSGHGGLDAAAVAVVRENTATLVILMGVSSLSIIVQQALRAGTDPATPVAIVENGSTPAQRVTRTRLDEAAAVGAAEGVVAPAVIVIGGVAADGLLGGARDERLAGAGV; encoded by the coding sequence GTGACAGGCACGACGACGCCGGAGCCGGGCGGAGCGGCGGGCCTGCCCGGCCCCGCGCGCCCGGCTCCGGGGCGGGTCACCCTCGTGGGCGGCGGGCCCGGCGCCGTCGACCTGCTCACGCTGCGGGCGTGGCGTGCCCTCCAGAGCGCGGACGTCGTCGTCGCCGACCGGCTCGGCGCCGTCGGGGTGCTCGACGACCTGCCCGCCACCACCGACGTCGTCCATGTGGGCAAGACGTCCGGGCACCATCCGGTGCCGCAGGAGGAGATCAACCGCATCATCGTCGCGCGGGCCCTGGCCGGCGCGTACGTCGTGCGCCTCAAGGGCGGCGACCCGTTCCTCTTCGGGCGGGGCGGCGAGGAGATGATCGCCTGCCGGGAGGCGGGGATCGAGGTCGACGTCGTCCCCGGGATCACCTCGGCGGTGAGCGTCCCGGAGCTCGCGGGCATCCCCGTCACCCACCGCGGGACGGCGCACGGCGTGCACATCACGTCCGGGCACGGCGGGCTCGACGCGGCCGCCGTCGCCGTGGTCCGCGAGAACACGGCTACGCTGGTGATACTCATGGGAGTCTCGTCGCTGAGCATCATCGTGCAGCAGGCGCTGCGTGCCGGGACCGACCCGGCCACTCCCGTGGCGATCGTGGAGAACGGCTCCACGCCCGCCCAGCGTGTCACGCGGACCCGCCTCGACGAGGCGGCCGCCGTCGGCGCTGCGGAGGGTGTGGTGGCCCCCGCCGTCATCGTCATCGGTGGCGTGGCGGCGGACGGACTGCTCGGGGGCGCGCGTGACGAGCGACTGGCAGGTGCCGGTGTCTGA
- the nirD gene encoding nitrite reductase small subunit NirD, which produces MTVSEREPERDESRAGAAPGGAVALAEVAGGGEGADVSGDVVWHAVCPVDDLMPERGVAALLDGVQVAVFLLAEPYEGVRVRAVQNLDPFSGAYVLSRGIVGTRGGLPTVASPIYKQVFSLVSGECLVMADKEPKAGLAAGLIAYPARVVDGVVQVGVPA; this is translated from the coding sequence ATGACCGTGTCGGAACGCGAGCCGGAACGCGACGAGTCCCGGGCCGGGGCGGCACCCGGCGGTGCCGTGGCGCTCGCCGAGGTTGCCGGAGGAGGCGAGGGCGCGGACGTGTCCGGTGACGTCGTCTGGCACGCCGTGTGCCCGGTGGACGACCTGATGCCCGAGCGCGGCGTCGCCGCGCTGCTCGACGGCGTGCAGGTCGCCGTCTTCCTGCTCGCCGAGCCGTACGAGGGCGTCCGGGTGCGCGCGGTGCAGAACCTCGACCCGTTCTCCGGGGCCTACGTCCTGTCCCGCGGGATCGTCGGCACCCGGGGTGGCCTGCCGACGGTGGCGTCGCCCATCTACAAGCAGGTGTTCTCCCTGGTCTCCGGGGAGTGCCTGGTGATGGCCGACAAGGAACCGAAGGCGGGTCTCGCGGCCGGCCTGATCGCCTACCCGGCCCGGGTCGTCGACGGCGTCGTCCAGGTGGGAGTACCGGCGTGA